The window TTGCTCATAATTTTGTGTGCTAATTAGATTCTGGAGCTGTGTTATGAATAAAAAATGTATTCTGGTAGCAATTTTAGGAGCTGCGGTAGCCTTGTTGGTCCTATGGATATCCGGTTTTTTCAGCCCAGAGATTATTGAGCAGGGTCGTGTTGTACCAACCCGTACTTCTGTTGAACCTGATGTAAAGATATCAGCAGAAGTTGTCTCCACTCCGGTTATGTATGAGGCTATAGGAACTGTACGTCCTGAAACCGAAGCTGCAATTGAGTCACAGGTTACAGCTAAAGTTATGCAGGTTCTGGTTCATTCAGGTCTTAAGGTACACAAAGGTGATAAACTCATTGTTTTGGACAGTCGTGGATTACGTGCCCGCCTTGAAAGTGCCCGCCAGGGCCTGAAGTCTGCAGAAGCAGCCAAGCGACAGGCGGCTGAGGCTATTAACGCAGCTCAGGCAGTATCTGATTCTGCCACATCCACATGGAAACGTATGAAGACGCTGTTCAATAATAAAGTTGCAACAAAAGATGAGTTGGAACGTGCCGAGGCTGAATATTTGAAGTCCGGCGCAGGACTAGCGCAGGCCCAGGATGGGTATGATGCAGCATCTGCCAAAGTTAAGCAGGCACTTAAAAGTGTGGAAGAGGCTGAGATCAGTCTCGGCTATTCTATAATAACAGCTCCTGCAGATGGTGAAGTTGCCAGTCGTACAGTTGAAAAAGGTGATTTGGCTTTTCCCGGAAAGACATTGATGCTGATTCAAACTGGTGGGTCCTTGCGGCTTGAAGCGTTGGTGCGTGAGGGTGTGATCGGTCGGGTCAAGATAGGGCAGGAACTTGATATTGATATTCAGGCTCTTGGTGAACTCGTCCGTGGGGTTGTGGAAGAAGTTGTTCCGTCTGCAGATCCGATGACCCGCACATTCCTGGTGAAAGTAGGTCTTAAAGCTATTCCTGGACTTTACCCAGGCATGTTCGGACGTCTGCTTATTCCTTTGAGTGAGAAATCTACTGTACTGGTTCCGCAAAAGTCTGTCTCCAGAGTCGGGCAACTTGAAACAGTATTGGTGAAAACCGGAAAGATATGGGAACCGGTTTATGTGCGAACCGGGAAAACTTATGGAGATAAAATCGAGATTCTGTCCGGTCTTGCTGGAAATGAAACCGTTGGTATCAATGCCAGTTATATCGGTGGGGGCAAAAAATGAGCATGCCTGAAAACAGTAGTCCGTCTGACGGTATGATCGTGTCAGCAGTACGTTTTTTTCTGCATTCAAAATTGACGATTATTCTGATCATGGCTTCGATTGTTTTGGGGATAGCAGCTATTGAGCTAACGCCGCGTGAAGAGGAACCGCAAATCGTGGTTCCTATGGCAGATATAGTTGTACAGGCCCCCGGAGCAGGAGTGGAAGAGGTTGAAAAGCTTATCACCACCCCGTTGGAACGTATTCTCTGGCAGATTGATGGTGTTGAATATGTGTATTCAATTTCTCGGCGTGATTCATCCATGGTCACAGTTCGTTTTTATGTGGGACAGGATCGTGAAGAATCTCTTGTAAAACTGCATAATGCAATTACCAAAAATACTGACCTGGCACCTGGTATTGCCTCTGGGTGGTCTGTTAAGCCTATTGAAATTGATGATGTTCCTATTGTCGCTCTTACTCTTTTTCCGGCCGATGGCAGAGATGATATTTCTGATTTTGAATTGCGTCGTGTGGCCGAAGAACTTTCCTCACGTCTTGCGGAAGTTGAGGATCTTTCGCGGGTTTCACTAGTTTCCGGGCGGTCTCGGGAAGTTCGTGTGGAGCTTATGCCTGAGCGCATGGCCGGGTTTAATATTTCTCCAGTTGAGATTGCTAGCGTTCTAAAGGGAGCTGACCAGTCTGCTGTTGCCGGCGCAGTTTTGGCTGGAAATCGTGAAATTACTGTTTCGGCGAATTCGTTTCTTGAGAATGCAGCAGATGTTCGTGATTTAATAGTCGGAGTGTTTAATTCCCGTCCTGTCTATCTGCGTGACGTGGCAACGGTTATTGACGGTCCTGAAGAGCCCTCCTCATATTCGCGCATTGGGTTTTCCCGTTTGTATCTTTCTAAAACAGGACAGGATGCTGAATTGGGATCGCGGCCTGCCGTGACAATTTCCTTATCCAAGAAAAAAGGAACAAATGCAGTAAAAGTTGCCGAAGCAGTTCTTAAGCGGATGGATGATCTTAAGGAAACTGTTCTGCCCGCAGGAATCGAGGTGGAAGTAACCAGAAACTATGGTAAAACAGCTGATGCCAAAGTGGGGGAACTGCTCAGTTCTCTGGGCTTTGCTGTTCTGACAGTAGTAATACTGCTGGCATTGACTCTTGGCTGGCGTGAGGCTTCAGTTGTTGCTCTGGCTGTCCCTGTAAGTTTTTCACTGGCTCTTTTTGTTAACTATCTGTTTGGTTATACCATAAACAGGGTGACTCTTTTCGCTCTGATTCTTTCACTCGGACTGGTGGTGGATGATCCAATTACCAATGTGGATAATATTCAGCGGCACATTCTTATGAAAAAGAAAAAGGCCGCAGAGGCAACTCTTGATGCTGTGGCCGAAGTTTTGCCACCAGTTATTATGTCCACTCTGGCGATTATTGTTTCTTTTGTTCCGCTTTTTTTTATTACCGGAATGATGGGGCCGTACATGGCTCCAATGGCTGCAAATGTCCCACTGACTGTAACGTTTTCTACGTTTTGTGCTCTGACGATTGTGCCGTGGATGGCTTTGCGGCTGCTCAAAAATATTAAACCCAAAGTTAAAGATAAATCTGCCTCAGGTCCAAGCCGTATTGAAAGGTTTTATACTGCATTGATAACTCCGTTTTTGGAGTCACGTCCAAAGCGGTGGCTGCTTGTAGGTGGAATTGTGGCTGCACTGATCTTTTCAATGTCCCTTGCTGTGTTTCGTTTTGTTCCGCTCAAAATGCTTCCCTTTGACAATAAAAATGAATTTCAGATTGTTATTGATATGGATGAAGGGACTCCGCTTGAACAGACTGATCGGGCGGTTCGGGAATTTGAACAGATTTTGCGCGGGGTACCGGAAGTAACCAATTTCGTAACTTACACAGGTGAACCTTCACCGATGGATTTTAACGGACTGGTACGTCATTACTACTGGCGAAATGGCGGGAACATGGCAGATATCAGGGTTAATCTTGCTGATAAGTCTATGCGCAAAGAGCAGAGTCATGCCATTGTTCTGCGTTTGCGTCACGAGCTTGAAGCTGTAGCTGAAAGAAATAATGCTAATATAAAAATTGTAGAATCTCCGCCCGGACCTCCTGTCATTTCCACTATTACAACTGAAGTATACGGAGCTGAGGACCGCCCTTATTCAGCGATAGTAGAAGGAGCAAAACAGATCCGCGAGGTTATGAACTCAGAGCCGGGTGTTGTGGATATTGATGATTCAACTGAAGCTGACCGTATCATGATTGATTTTGTATTGGATAAAGAAAAGGCTGCTCTGCATGGGGTCAGTGCCCGTGAGGTTGTTGAGACTTTGCAGATGGCTTTATCCGGTATGGTTCCGGCTACAGTTCATGTTCATGGGGAGCGTAGCCCTTTGCCTGTAAAGCTTATTCTGCCCCTTGTCCGCAGAGCGGATGTCTCCTCCCTATCTCATCTTAAAGTACGTACTGCTGCGGGTAAAAGTGTTTCGCTGGCAGAGCTGGGCCGGATTGTAGAAGTT of the Maridesulfovibrio zosterae DSM 11974 genome contains:
- a CDS encoding efflux RND transporter periplasmic adaptor subunit — translated: MNKKCILVAILGAAVALLVLWISGFFSPEIIEQGRVVPTRTSVEPDVKISAEVVSTPVMYEAIGTVRPETEAAIESQVTAKVMQVLVHSGLKVHKGDKLIVLDSRGLRARLESARQGLKSAEAAKRQAAEAINAAQAVSDSATSTWKRMKTLFNNKVATKDELERAEAEYLKSGAGLAQAQDGYDAASAKVKQALKSVEEAEISLGYSIITAPADGEVASRTVEKGDLAFPGKTLMLIQTGGSLRLEALVREGVIGRVKIGQELDIDIQALGELVRGVVEEVVPSADPMTRTFLVKVGLKAIPGLYPGMFGRLLIPLSEKSTVLVPQKSVSRVGQLETVLVKTGKIWEPVYVRTGKTYGDKIEILSGLAGNETVGINASYIGGGKK
- a CDS encoding efflux RND transporter permease subunit; translated protein: MPENSSPSDGMIVSAVRFFLHSKLTIILIMASIVLGIAAIELTPREEEPQIVVPMADIVVQAPGAGVEEVEKLITTPLERILWQIDGVEYVYSISRRDSSMVTVRFYVGQDREESLVKLHNAITKNTDLAPGIASGWSVKPIEIDDVPIVALTLFPADGRDDISDFELRRVAEELSSRLAEVEDLSRVSLVSGRSREVRVELMPERMAGFNISPVEIASVLKGADQSAVAGAVLAGNREITVSANSFLENAADVRDLIVGVFNSRPVYLRDVATVIDGPEEPSSYSRIGFSRLYLSKTGQDAELGSRPAVTISLSKKKGTNAVKVAEAVLKRMDDLKETVLPAGIEVEVTRNYGKTADAKVGELLSSLGFAVLTVVILLALTLGWREASVVALAVPVSFSLALFVNYLFGYTINRVTLFALILSLGLVVDDPITNVDNIQRHILMKKKKAAEATLDAVAEVLPPVIMSTLAIIVSFVPLFFITGMMGPYMAPMAANVPLTVTFSTFCALTIVPWMALRLLKNIKPKVKDKSASGPSRIERFYTALITPFLESRPKRWLLVGGIVAALIFSMSLAVFRFVPLKMLPFDNKNEFQIVIDMDEGTPLEQTDRAVREFEQILRGVPEVTNFVTYTGEPSPMDFNGLVRHYYWRNGGNMADIRVNLADKSMRKEQSHAIVLRLRHELEAVAERNNANIKIVESPPGPPVISTITTEVYGAEDRPYSAIVEGAKQIREVMNSEPGVVDIDDSTEADRIMIDFVLDKEKAALHGVSAREVVETLQMALSGMVPATVHVHGERSPLPVKLILPLVRRADVSSLSHLKVRTAAGKSVSLAELGRIVEVNQEQPIYHKNLKRVVYLFAEMAGRAPGEAILDMQSKLKKDPLPPFLWVDWAGEGEWQITLDVFRDLGIAFAAALLGIYILLVVETGSFGMPLLIMSAIPLTLLGIMPGFWLLNVISAGKVQGLVGAALADPVFFTATGMIGMIALGGIVIRNSLVLIDFIRKSMAGGMELKEAIVKSGSVRLRPIVLTAATTALGAWPITLDPIFSGLAWALIFGLFASTLFTLVVIPVGYYIFERED